Genomic segment of Rhodococcus rhodochrous:
GCGGCGGTGTTTCTTTGTCACATCTCGCCGAACTCGTCGCCTGGAGTTCGGGGTTCGTGCACCTGCCACCCATAAACGACGGCACCCCCGGGCCGTGGTGGCCCGGGGGTGCCGGAAAACTCGTCGAAAAGGGTCAGCGTCGGGCGAGGATCGCCCCCAGGGCGACGCCCGCCAGCGCGATACCGGCGCCCACTCCCGCCGACAGCAGAACGGTTGCTGCCGAAGGCGTTCCGGCCGGTGCCGGTGCAGCTGCCGCGGCGGCAACGGGCAGCGCGGTGGTCTTCACACCCGCACCCTCGGCCACCTCGGCCACCTCGGCTCCGTTCACGCCCGCGACGGGTGCCGCTTCGGCCGCACTCGGTGCCGCCGGCAGACCGTTGGCGATCACACCGTCGATGCCGTTGAAGAACACGCCGGCCATCTTCTTCGCGACACCGGTGATCATCCGCTGCCCGACGCCACCGACCATGCCGCCGACGACCGCGTCCGCGTCGTAGGTGAGCACGGTGCCGCCGTCACGTTCTTCGAGACGCACCGCCACGTCGGCCTTGACCGTTCCCGGAGCGCCGGAACCCGATGCCGTCATGACGAACGATTCGGGACGATTCTGCTGCGACAGAACCACTTCCCCGTCGTAGGTGCCCTTGATGGAGGCCACCCCGGCGGTGATGGACAGCTTGTAGTGGTTGTCGCTGATCTGCTCGAGCGCCTGCACGCCCGGGATCGTCGCCGCGAGAACACGGCCGTCCTGCAGGCTGTCGTACACCACGTCGGGGGGTGCCTGCAGTTGCGCGGTACCGGCGATTCTCATTCGTTCTCCTTGTTTCGGGATGCCGCGTGGGTCAGACGCAGCTCGAACAACTCCGAGGGGGAAATCGGCATGCTGGTGATCGGGATGCCCTCCGCGTCCTCGACGGCCGCGGCGATCACTGCCGAGGTCGGGATGACACCGGCCTCGCCGGCACCCTTCATTCCGAGGGGATTGAGTGCGGACGGGGTGACGGTGTGGTCCATCTCGAGCGAGTCGGGCATCTCCGTCACGAAGGGCATGAGGAAGTCCATGTACGACGCGTTGAGCATCTGCCCGTGCTCGTCGTAGACGATCTTCTCGTAGAGTGCGCCGCCGATGCCCTGCGCGACCGCGCCCTGCACCTGACCCTCGACGATGCGCGGGTTGATGACGTTGCCGCAGTCGTGCACCACCGCATACCGGAGCACGCGGATCTCTGCGGTGACGGGATCGGTCTCGACGATCGCCGCGTGGATTCCCGACGCGAACGTCGAGGTGGGCGGCGAGTAGTAGCCGGTCGCCTCCAGACCGGGCTGCTCACCCTCGAGGACGGGCGGCACCGACATGTCGGTCTCGGCATTCGCGAATCCCGTTGCGCGACGGGATGCGTCGTCGAAGGCGTAGCGGAGCGGGTTCGACAGTACGGCCACGACACCGAGTGGGATCGAGGTGCCCTCCGCGCCGGGTTCGGTGCCCACCACGCACACGTGCCCCTCGCGCAGTTCGAGATCGGCGACGTCGGCGTGGAGGTGTTCCGCGGCGATCTTCTTCGCCTTCTCCGCCACCATCTGCGCGGCGACGTGGAAGGCGGATCCGGACATCACGGCACCGCGCGATGCGAACGTGCCGACCGCATAACCGAATCGGCGGGTGTCGCCGGTGACGATCTCGACGTCGGAGACCGGCACACCGAGATCGTCCGCGACGATCTGCGCGAAGGAGGTCTGATGCCCCTGGCCCTGGGTGGTCAGGCCCGTGGCGGCCTCGACCTTGCCCGAGGTCTCGATGAGCACATGTGCGCCCTCGTACGGGCCCGGTCCCGTGCCCTCGACGTACGCTCCCACACCGATTCCGACGCGGCGACCCTCGGCGCGGGCACGTTCCTTGTACTCGGCGAACTCGTCCCAGCCGATGAGCTTCTTGAGCTTGTCCGTTCCGGCCTGGTAGTCGCCGGTGTCGTAGATGAGCGGACGACCGTCCTGGAAGATCAGGTGAAAGTCGTAGGGCATCTCCTCGGGGCGGATGAAATTGGTCTCGCGGACCTCGAGGACATCCTTGCCGAGATGCTTGGCGATGGCGTCCATCGCCCGCTCCATCGCGAACACGCCCTGGGGTCGTCCCGCGCCGCGGTAGGGCGTGACGATGACCGTGTTGGTGTACAGCGAGTAGGCGTCCACCCGGAAGGCGCGCGGCTTGTAGGGGCCGAGCACCTGGGTGGAGGTGTTGAGCAGCACGATGATGCCGTACGGCAGGTAGGCGCCGTTGTCGTGCCAGATCGAGAAGTCGAAGGCCAGCAGCCGGCCGTCGTCGTCGAACCCGATGGTCACCTCGTGGATCTGCCCGCGCTCGTGGGCGCTGGAGACGAAGTGTTCGCGCCGGTCCTCGACCCACTTGACCTCATTGGAGATCCCGGCCTGCCCCAGCTTGCGGGCGGCCCAGGTGACCATGACCTCCTCGGGCCACGGGTGCACGATCTTCACACCGAAACCGCCGCCGACGTCGGGGGCGATGCAGTGGACCTTGTTGTGCGCCATGCCAAGTCGAGCTGCGATCGCGGCACGGGCGGAGGTCGAGGTCTGAGTGGACGTCCAGAAGGTCAGCGCCTTCTCGTCGTCGTCCCAACGGGCGTAGACGCCTTTGCCCTCCATCGGCATCGACGCCGAACGTTCGATCTCGAGGTCGAGGGTCAGCGTGTGCGGTGCCGCGGCGAGCTCCGCCTCGATGTCGCCGAAACCGTGCTGGAGGTGTGCCGCGACGTTGTCGGGCACATCCGGGTGGACGACGTGCTCGGCGTTGCGTGCGGTGTCGACACCGACCACGGCCGGCAGGGCCTCGTAGGTGATGTCGATCAGCGCACAGGCGTCCTCGGCGATGTACCGGTTGTCGGCGACGACCATCACGATCGCCTCGCCGACGTGGTTCACCTCGTCCTTGGCGAGCGGATATCCGTTGCGCGGAGCGGTGATCGCGGGGTGCGGGATCAACAGCGGGAGGTTCTCGGCCATCTCGGGCGAGTCGGCCTCGAGATCGTCGTAGGTGTAGATGGCGTGCACACCCGGCAGTTCCAGCGCCGCATCGACGGTGATGTCGAGGATGCGGGCATGGGCGTGCGGCGACCGGACGAAGGCCGCGGCGAGCGCGCCGTGCCCGAGATCGTCGAGATAGCGACCGTTACCGCTGACGAGCCGGTTGTCCTCCACGCGCGGGATGGGCTTGCCGAACGACTTGCCCGACTCGGTGGCACCGCCGATGTCGGCGGGGGCGAGGTCGGTCGTGCTCGTCGAGACGGAGTTCGAGACGGGCGAATCGGAGACACTGGTCATGCTCGTCCTGCCTTTCCTCCGACCGGAGCGGTGGTGCCGCGGACCTTGGCGTCGAGCGAGGCGCGTGCCGCCTCGTTGTCGGGGCCGAGCGGTGAGCCTCCGGACCGTTCACGCTTGATCTCGGCGGCGCGCAGCACGGCCGCCCGGATGTTCTGGTAACCCGTGCACCGGCACAGATTGCCGGCGATCGCATCGGTCGCCTCCTCGTGGGTGGGCGACGGGTTCTCCTCGAGGAAGGCCGCGATCGTGGTGACGAATCCCGGTGTGCAGAAACCGCATTGCAGACCGTGGCAGTCGACGAATGCCTCCTGCACAGGGTGCAGGGTGCCGTCCGGTTCGACGAGCCCTTCGACCGTCGTCACCGAGCGGCCCTCGAGGCTCGCGGCGAGCACGAGGCACGACCGCACCGGCTTGCCGTCGAGCAGCACCGTGCACGCGCCGCACACGCCGTGCTCGCATCCCACGTGGGTGCCGGTCTGACGGAGGTGATGACGGATCGCGTCCGATGCCAGCGTGCGCGAGGGCAGCACGACCGTCTGCGTCACGCCGTTGAGGGTGAAGGTCACGGCGACGTGGTGCTCGCCGGTCTCCGCCTGCAGTTCGTCGACCTGTTCGGCGACGGTCCGCCGCGAGGCGTCGCGACCACCCTTGTGGATCGAGCTCGTCATCGACTTCCTCCCGTGTGCATCGGTACCCGTGTGTCGTCGCGGATCGCGTCCTGCGCGGCCGCGAAACCGACACGACCGGTCAGTGCGGCCACCAGCTGTGACCGGTAGCGGTCGGTGGCGTGGATGTCCGCCTCCGTCTCGACGGTCTCGCGTGCCTTCTCCGCGACCTGCTGCCACAGCGGGTCGCGCTCGTCGTGTGCCGAGGCCCCGCGCAGGATGTCGGTGTAGTCGACGACCTGCCCGAGCTCTCCCGCGGAGACGTAGGTCATCCGGGCGGACGTCACCGCGCCGTCCTCGACCTCCACCTGTGCGACCACGCCGACGAGGGCGTAGTCGCCGTGGCGTCGTGCGATCTCGTCGATGGCGGTTCCGGTGCCCGGCCGCGCCGCGGGAACGGTCACGCTGGTCGCGATCTCGTCGGCCTCGAGGGTCGATTCGAGCGGCCCGGCGAACAGCTCGGCGGCGGGGATCTGCCGGACTCCGCGTACGGAGCGGACGGTGAGCGTTCCGCCGAGCAACGACAGCACGGCCGGCATCTCCGCGGACGGGTCGGCGTGGACGATCGATCCGACGGTCGTTCCGCGATTGCGGATGGTCGGGTGTGCGACCAGCCGGAGCGCGCGGCCCAGCAAGGGCTGGACCTGCGCGACCGTGGGATCGGATTCGAGCGCTGCGTGGGTGGTGAGCGCGTCGAAGGTGACGCCGAGTTCCTGCGAAGCGGAGATCGCGTCGAGTCGCGGGATCGAGCCGATGTCGACGAGGTGAGCCGGTGCCGCCAGGCGCATCGACAGCAGCGGAATCAGTGACTGGCCGCCGGCGAGCACTTTGCCCTCGTGCGCGACCCCTGCGAGGACCTCGCAGGCTTCATCGATCGACCGCGGTCGGTGATAGGTGAGTGGCGACGGTTTCATTCAACAGATCCTGCCCGCATAGTTCGATCAACGTTTCGTGGAGAAGTGACAAAGCTCACGACTCGACAATGTCAGATGTAATAGAGGTCACGCGAATTCCTTCACCCTCCCCTGGCCGCTCTCGCCGTCCGGATCGGGCTCCGTCCGGCCCGGTTCTCCCTGATCGGAGGGGGTATCGGGATCCTCGGGTGCGATGTCCTTGGGGGCGATGACCCGGCACAGGTGGTAGAGACCGATCACGACGATGGTGCCCAGCGCGATGCCGCTCAGCGAGAACGTGTCGGTGAACTGGAGGCTGGTGTCGCCGATCGCGATGATCAGGCCGGCCGCGACGGGCATGAGGTTGCGCGGGTCGCCGAAGTCGACACCGTTCTCCTTCCAGATCTTGGCGCCGAGCAGACCGATGATGCCGTAGAGGACCACGGTGATGCCGCCGAGCACGCCACCCGGGGTCGCGGAGATGACCGCGCCGAACTTCGGGGAGAAGCCGAGGAGCATAGCGATGACGCCGGCCGAGGCATAGGCGGCCGTCGAGTACACGCGGGTCGCGGCCATGACGCCGATGTTCTCCGCGTAGGTCGTCGTCGGGGAACCGCCGACGCTCGTGGCGAGGGCGGTGGCGAGGCCGTCACCGGCCAGCGCGCGTCCCATCATCGGATCGAGGTCGGTCTTGGTGATCTCGGCGACCGCCTTGACGTGTCCGGCGTTCTCCGCGATCAGGGCGATGACACCGGGCAGTACGAGCACGATGAAGGTGAGGCTGAACGACGGGGCATGGATGCCGACGACACCGGCCGCCTCGTCCGTGAACGGCGGCAGGCCGAACCACGGAGCGGAGACAACGCCGTCCCAGTTCACGCGGAAGTGTTCGGTGACAGCGTCCGCACCGGCGTCGTAGGAGGTGATCGGTCCGCTGATGCGATCGAGAACCCAGGACAGTACGTAACCGAACAGCAGTGCCAGGAAGATGGCGACACGGCCGAGGAAGCCGCGCAGCACGACGCTACCCACGATCAGCGCGATCATCACCGTCAGCGCGACCCACTGGTCCTGCGGCCAGTAGGTGCCGGCCACGACCGGCGCCAGGTTGAAGCCGATGAGCATGACCACCGCGCCGGTGACGACCGGCGGCAGGATCTTGAACACCAGCGAACCGCCGAGGAAGTGGATCACCACACCGATCGCGGCGAGCACGAGCCCGGAGACCATGATCGCGCCGGTGACCTCGGAGGGCGAACCGCCCTGGGCGTAGATCGCGGCAATGCCGCCGACGAAGGCCGCGGAGGTCCCCAGGTAGCTGGGGATCCGGCCCTTCACGACGGCGAGGAAGAAGAGGGTGCAGAAGCCCGAGAGCATCACTGCGAGTTGCGGGTTGAGACCCATGATGATCGGGAAGACGAAGGTGGCGCCGAACATCGACACCACGTGCTGGCCGCCCAGGCCGATCGTGCGGCCCCAACTCAGGCGCTCCATCGGCGCCACGACCTGACCCGGTTCTATGTTCTTGCCGTCTCCGTGCACTGTCCAGATGGGCATATCGGACCTTTCAGCAGAGTGTGGGTGCCGATAGAGTTCACGTGGATTGTTACGCCTGTGTTGCCGATCACACGTGTACTTCGGTAGCCGCAAACGCTAACGGAGCAGCTGAGGCCCGGCGTGGGAGGAATCTGCCAGGAGCGGCCCTCCGAAATTGGCAAGATCGGTGGTTGATCGTCAGGAATCGATCCCGCGCATCGCGATGATCTTGAGCGCGAGCGAAAGATCCAACCGCAGTTCGGGCTGCTCGGTGAAGGGACCGAGGATCTTTTCGAGTTTCGCCACACGATAGCGCAGAGTGTTGTAATGAAAATGTAACTGGCGCGCGGCTTCTGCGATGTTGATGTTGGTGGCGAGGAGCACCTCGAGGGTACGGCACATGTCCTGCGCCTCGGCCGTGCCGTCGGTCAGCTCCTTGAGCGTCTCGCGCGCGAACGACTCGAGTTCCTCGGCGTCCTCGACGAGGCTCAGCAACCGGTACACACCCAGATCGTCGAAATGGGTGACCGCCCACGGACCGGAGATCCTGCGTCCCACTTCGAGTGCCGTGCGCGCCTGCGCGTAGAGCGTCGGCAGGTCGTCGGTGGACGACGACGCACGCGAGACCCCCACACCGAACGGACGACGCCCTCCCCCACCGGCCCCGCGCACCTGGGCGACGAGTTCACGCACGAGGGCCATCGTGTCGCTGCCCTCCCCCATGAGCACGACGGTCTCGGTCGCCAGGGCCGTGACGGACGCCCCGGAATCGCGGCCGGCCAGCGCACCTGCGAACGCGCGGGCCTGCCGTTCCACCACGGGAAGTCGCGCCGGCGCCGCCGAGGAATCGTCGTCCACGCGATCGGGTTCGACGGCGACCACCACCACCGGGCGGTCGAGATTCCAGCCGAACATCTGGGCGTGCACGATCACCTGTTCGGGTTCACCGGCACGGCCGCGCAACAGGTCCCGGACGAAGTTGGCCCGGTGCTTCTCCTCGACCGCGGACACCGCGAGTTCGCGACTGACGACGAGCGCGCACACCGTCGCCGCCTGCTCCACGAGATACAGGTCCGGCGCGGAGAGATCACGTGCAGGACAGAAGAATACGAGCCGACCGTGGTCGATCCCGTTGGCGGAGATCGCGGCGATGGCCACGTACTCGTCGCCGAAGCGGTGCAGGCCGAGTCCGCCCTCGATCGAGTCGGTCCGCACCCGGCCCGTCGGATCGACCGCTGCCGTCGAGGACAGCCAGGCGAAATCGGATTCCTTTCCGGCCCTGTACGTCTGGCGCCCGTCGGGGGTGGTGATGAGGACCGCCCCGCCGAGCCGGCGCGAGATGCCTTCGGCCAGCGCCCTGTGCCCACCGCCCGCCATGACGATCTCGAGCAGCCCGCGACGGAGGTGGTCCGCCTCGAAGACCGCTTCCACCTGAGCGGCGGCCATGTCGCTGAGACCCCACGCGAGACGGTGATCCGCGACGACCTCCTCCGGCGTCGTCAACACCGGGAGGGGAACGTCGTTCGTGAGACCCTGCGGCAGCGGATGT
This window contains:
- a CDS encoding SRPBCC family protein encodes the protein MRIAGTAQLQAPPDVVYDSLQDGRVLAATIPGVQALEQISDNHYKLSITAGVASIKGTYDGEVVLSQQNRPESFVMTASGSGAPGTVKADVAVRLEERDGGTVLTYDADAVVGGMVGGVGQRMITGVAKKMAGVFFNGIDGVIANGLPAAPSAAEAAPVAGVNGAEVAEVAEGAGVKTTALPVAAAAAAPAPAGTPSAATVLLSAGVGAGIALAGVALGAILARR
- the cutA gene encoding aerobic carbon-monoxide dehydrogenase large subunit, giving the protein MTSVSDSPVSNSVSTSTTDLAPADIGGATESGKSFGKPIPRVEDNRLVSGNGRYLDDLGHGALAAAFVRSPHAHARILDITVDAALELPGVHAIYTYDDLEADSPEMAENLPLLIPHPAITAPRNGYPLAKDEVNHVGEAIVMVVADNRYIAEDACALIDITYEALPAVVGVDTARNAEHVVHPDVPDNVAAHLQHGFGDIEAELAAAPHTLTLDLEIERSASMPMEGKGVYARWDDDEKALTFWTSTQTSTSARAAIAARLGMAHNKVHCIAPDVGGGFGVKIVHPWPEEVMVTWAARKLGQAGISNEVKWVEDRREHFVSSAHERGQIHEVTIGFDDDGRLLAFDFSIWHDNGAYLPYGIIVLLNTSTQVLGPYKPRAFRVDAYSLYTNTVIVTPYRGAGRPQGVFAMERAMDAIAKHLGKDVLEVRETNFIRPEEMPYDFHLIFQDGRPLIYDTGDYQAGTDKLKKLIGWDEFAEYKERARAEGRRVGIGVGAYVEGTGPGPYEGAHVLIETSGKVEAATGLTTQGQGHQTSFAQIVADDLGVPVSDVEIVTGDTRRFGYAVGTFASRGAVMSGSAFHVAAQMVAEKAKKIAAEHLHADVADLELREGHVCVVGTEPGAEGTSIPLGVVAVLSNPLRYAFDDASRRATGFANAETDMSVPPVLEGEQPGLEATGYYSPPTSTFASGIHAAIVETDPVTAEIRVLRYAVVHDCGNVINPRIVEGQVQGAVAQGIGGALYEKIVYDEHGQMLNASYMDFLMPFVTEMPDSLEMDHTVTPSALNPLGMKGAGEAGVIPTSAVIAAAVEDAEGIPITSMPISPSELFELRLTHAASRNKENE
- a CDS encoding (2Fe-2S)-binding protein, translated to MTSSIHKGGRDASRRTVAEQVDELQAETGEHHVAVTFTLNGVTQTVVLPSRTLASDAIRHHLRQTGTHVGCEHGVCGACTVLLDGKPVRSCLVLAASLEGRSVTTVEGLVEPDGTLHPVQEAFVDCHGLQCGFCTPGFVTTIAAFLEENPSPTHEEATDAIAGNLCRCTGYQNIRAAVLRAAEIKRERSGGSPLGPDNEAARASLDAKVRGTTAPVGGKAGRA
- a CDS encoding FAD binding domain-containing protein: MKPSPLTYHRPRSIDEACEVLAGVAHEGKVLAGGQSLIPLLSMRLAAPAHLVDIGSIPRLDAISASQELGVTFDALTTHAALESDPTVAQVQPLLGRALRLVAHPTIRNRGTTVGSIVHADPSAEMPAVLSLLGGTLTVRSVRGVRQIPAAELFAGPLESTLEADEIATSVTVPAARPGTGTAIDEIARRHGDYALVGVVAQVEVEDGAVTSARMTYVSAGELGQVVDYTDILRGASAHDERDPLWQQVAEKARETVETEADIHATDRYRSQLVAALTGRVGFAAAQDAIRDDTRVPMHTGGSR
- a CDS encoding uracil-xanthine permease family protein, with amino-acid sequence MPIWTVHGDGKNIEPGQVVAPMERLSWGRTIGLGGQHVVSMFGATFVFPIIMGLNPQLAVMLSGFCTLFFLAVVKGRIPSYLGTSAAFVGGIAAIYAQGGSPSEVTGAIMVSGLVLAAIGVVIHFLGGSLVFKILPPVVTGAVVMLIGFNLAPVVAGTYWPQDQWVALTVMIALIVGSVVLRGFLGRVAIFLALLFGYVLSWVLDRISGPITSYDAGADAVTEHFRVNWDGVVSAPWFGLPPFTDEAAGVVGIHAPSFSLTFIVLVLPGVIALIAENAGHVKAVAEITKTDLDPMMGRALAGDGLATALATSVGGSPTTTYAENIGVMAATRVYSTAAYASAGVIAMLLGFSPKFGAVISATPGGVLGGITVVLYGIIGLLGAKIWKENGVDFGDPRNLMPVAAGLIIAIGDTSLQFTDTFSLSGIALGTIVVIGLYHLCRVIAPKDIAPEDPDTPSDQGEPGRTEPDPDGESGQGRVKEFA
- a CDS encoding helix-turn-helix domain-containing protein; translated protein: MTVRKAENPGPSAAEPGRSAAEPEDSAAVVFEPCPLADVVSSGLLVTPTVLAGDVSTARPVTAVAVMMLPEIGPWLRSGLLLVTSTTVLARLAVPIADFLARLDRSEVSALVVRLDTGHPLPQGLTNDVPLPVLTTPEEVVADHRLAWGLSDMAAAQVEAVFEADHLRRGLLEIVMAGGGHRALAEGISRRLGGAVLITTPDGRQTYRAGKESDFAWLSSTAAVDPTGRVRTDSIEGGLGLHRFGDEYVAIAAISANGIDHGRLVFFCPARDLSAPDLYLVEQAATVCALVVSRELAVSAVEEKHRANFVRDLLRGRAGEPEQVIVHAQMFGWNLDRPVVVVAVEPDRVDDDSSAAPARLPVVERQARAFAGALAGRDSGASVTALATETVVLMGEGSDTMALVRELVAQVRGAGGGGRRPFGVGVSRASSSTDDLPTLYAQARTALEVGRRISGPWAVTHFDDLGVYRLLSLVEDAEELESFARETLKELTDGTAEAQDMCRTLEVLLATNINIAEAARQLHFHYNTLRYRVAKLEKILGPFTEQPELRLDLSLALKIIAMRGIDS